GACAATAAATGAAATATATGAACAAAATCGAGTAGGAGCTGAATAATTATTTTATTCAGCGTCCTCTCACACCACCGTACGTACCGTTCGGTATACGGCGGTTCATTAGGAATTGTGTACAATTAGATATCTTTGGGATAAACTCTTATAACCTATGCTTTCAAAGTATTTATTTGTAAGAGTCTTATTTAGGATTGGGCTATTGGATATTCTCCAGTAGCCTTTCCTTGTATTGGCGTATTCCCAGGCTTTTTGTTCTTCTACTCCTAGTTTTACTAAGTTATCATGCTTCGTTTTTATCTTCTTCCATTGTTTCCATATACATGCCCTTAGTCTTCGCCTTATCCATTCGTCAAGGGTTTTCATTATGCTTTTCGCGTCTGCTAATCCAAAATAGTTGACCCATCCTGTTGTTATTTGATTTAGTCTTTTTATTCTGTTTTCCATGCTTATTCCCTTGTTCCGATTGGTTATTTCTCTTACTTTTTCCTTAAACCTTTTGATGGATTTTTCATGGATTCTTATTCTTACTTCGTTTTCTTTTGTATAGAATGAAAATCCAAGAAATTTTCTTCTCCATGGTCTATCTACAGCACTTTTTGCTTCGTTGACTTTTAGTTTTAATTTGCTTTCTATGAATTTCTTTATGCTTCTCATTACTCTGTTTCCTGCAGACCTGCTTTTTACATATATGTTGCAGTCATCTGCATATCGGCAGAATTTATGCCCTCGTTTCTCAAGTTCTTTGTCTAGTTCGTCCAACATTATGTTTGCTAATAGGGGACTTAATGGCCCTCCTTGGGGTGTCCCTTCTTCTGTTGATACTTTGATTCCGTTTATCATTACTCCTGATTCTAGGTATCTTCGTATTAACTTTAGTACTCTTTTGTCCCCTATCCGCTTTTCTAGTTTGGACATTATTATGTCGTGGTTTACTCTGTCAAAGAATTTTTCTAAGTCCATATCTACAACCCATGTGTATCCTTCATTTATGTATGCTTCTGCGGCTTTTATTGCGTCTTTTGCACTGCGTCCTGGTCTGAATCCATAACTGCTATCAGAAAATGTATGGTTGTAGACTTTATTTAGTATTTGGGCTATTGCTTGTTGTATTAGTCTGTCTAGTACTGTAGGTATTCCTAGTAGTCTTACTCCTCCATCTGGTTTGGGAATTTCTACTCTTCGCACTGGTTGTGGTTTGTATTTCCCCTCCAGCAGTTGTTGTTTTATGGTTGCCCAGTTTTCTTTGAGATACGGTAGAAGTTCATCTACTTCCATCCCATCGACTCCATGGCTTCCTTTATTTGCAACAACGCGCTTGTATGCTGCTTCCATGTTCCTTCGTTCTACTATCATTTCAAGCATCTTGCTGGTATATCTTTGTACTTCGTTTCTTCCATCTTCCGACGCCGATGATATACTATGCACTTCCGTTGTCTTTTGAAATTCCATTTCTCTATTCAACGGATAGCCTCTTTGTTGAGTTGTCTGCAGTCTCTGCATATCTTTCGAGTCCATAAGATTTCCAAAACCTCCTAACGTTCGGTCCTTCCTTATCTATTCATGTCTAGATAAGTACTATGACCTCTGCTGACTTCTCAAGGTTCAGCCATACATCACTGCATGGGTTGTCACTTCAGATTTTACTTCCATGACTTATCCTTGAGACCTCCCCGGGTAAGAACGATAACTTTCATCTCATATATCTGCCAGATTTACTGTATGGGATTCGGGTAGTGTTGGACTTCGTTTTGTTACGCAAACTCATCCACCCCAATTCAGCCTCTTATCTGGTTCTTGTTCATCAGACCGAGATTTTGCCTTAAGCTTCCTTCAGATTCCACCTCACGATGGACACCCTTGCTCTTGGCTAGTGGTTCCCACTACCAAGCCCACAGCGGACTTTCACCGCCTAGTTATCGCCCATGCCGGGCGCACATAAGATAAGGGCTTAAACTCAAGCCCTTTCTAATTTTATTTCAATATTTTTCAAATCTTTGTTTTTGATAAACTCCTCTATCACCTCTATAATTGGCTGATATTTTTCATAAAAGACTACTATTAAATCTCCTCCTTCAGCATTGTACATAGCCGCCCTTAATGCTTCTGTCTCTTTTAAAATAGTCTTTATTTTTTTCCTATCTATACCCCCTTTTATTGCACCTTGTTCTAATAATTTAGCTACTTCTCCCGGTTTTCTACCTCTTAAATCTAAATCTTCTTTTACATATATAAAGTCAAATCCTTGACCACAAATTTCTCCTACTTTTAATATGCTAGAATTTATTCTATCTCCTGGAACTCCTATCACACCGATGAGCCTGTTCGCATCAAGTTTTTGTGCTGCTTCTATTACACTTTTTATTCCAGCTATGTTGTGGCCATAATCTACTAATACACGGAAATTACCTACATTAAACAAGTTAAACCTCCCAGGATTGTGTGTAGTATCGCAGTAAAATGTCTTTATACCTTTTGCAATAATATTTACAGGCACTTTTACTCCATAAGAAGCAGCGATAGCTGCAAGAGCATTTTCCACGTTGTACAAAACTTTCCCTGACAAAGCTGCAGGAATCTCCTCTATCTTTACAACAGGAATTATTTGCCCATTCGCTATAACGATGACACCGTCTTTAACGTATACTGCTATTCCGCCTTTTTCTATATGTTTTTTTACAGTGAGGTTATTATCGTACATTGAAAAATATATTATTTTCCCTTTTGCCCTTTGGGCCAAATAAGTGGTCATCGGGTCATCAGCATTTAAAACACTATAACCGTCTTCTTTTACCGCTTCCACCACTAAAGCCTTAACAAAAGCCAAGTCTTCTAAAGTCTCTATCCCATCAATGCCAAGATGGTCTTCTGAAATATTGGTTATCACCCCTACATCTGCCAAATCGTAACCTAAACCTTCCCTTATAATACCTCCTCTTGCTGTTTCTAACACTGCAGCATCTATGTTTTTATCAGCAAGACAAGTTCTTGCACTTTTAGGACCAGTATTGTCACCTTTGTAGACACAGGTGTCATCGATATAAATGCCGTCAGTACAAGTCATTCCTACAGTATAGCCATAGGTTTTTAAAATATGAGCTGTCATCCTGGTGACTGTAGTTTTCCCGTTTGTACCCGTAATAGATATAATAGGTATGGTAGCTTTGCTTCCTTTAGGGAAAAGCATATCTACAATCGCTTTTGCTACATTTCTAGGTTTACCTTTGCTAGGATAATGGTGCATCCTTATGCCCGGAGATGCATTTATTTCAATTATTGCTCCATTTTCTTTAGTTAGAGGCTTTTTTATGTCCTCCATTGTAATGTCTATACCAGCTATATCAAGGCCAATGGCTTTTGCCGCTCTTACAGCAATTTCTATGTTATATGGGTGAATGTCATCTGTTTTGTCTATTGCAATTCCTCCTGTACTTAAGTTTGCGCTTTCCCTTAAAAACACTTTTTGCCCTTTTTTGGGGATATCTTCTAGATCAAATCCTTGTTTTTTAAGGATCATTTTAGAAATCGTATCTATTGTGAGTTTGGTAAGGGGTTTTTCATGGCCTTTTCCTCTTAAAGGATTTTTATTTTCCATTTCTACTAATTCTTCAATAGTATGAATTCCATCTCCTATCACATGGGCAGGAATTTTTTCAGCTACCGCTACTACTTTTTCACCTACAACTAATACTCTGTAATGTTTTCCCTTTATATGTTTTTCTACAATAACAAGGTCACTGTAAGCTTTGGCGTTTCTATAGGCTATACTTACTTCTTCTTTATTGGTTATGTTTAAATGAACTCCTTTGCCTTGATTTCCGTTGTAAGGTTTTATAGCGACAGGATATCCAATTTCTTCCGCAATAGCAATCGCTTCTTCTTCATTGTAAGCAACATCTCCTTCCGGCACAGGAAATCCATGGTCTCTTAAAATCTGCTTTGTCAAGATTTTATCTGATGCTATGTCTACAGCAATACAACTAGTATTTTGTGAAATTGTGCCTTCAATCATTTTTTGATATTTCCCATAACCTAGCCGCAAAATGCTTCCATTTCCCACCCTTGTAACTGGGATTCCCGCTTTTAAAGCTTCATTTTTTATAGCCATTGTGCTAGGCCCTAGTTCTATCTCAGCAATTATATTGCGTATTCTTTCTAGTCTTTCTTCTAAATCAAATTCTTCCCCCTGTATAAATTTATTTACCATTTCAACCGCTAATTTCCCCACTCTTATGCCACACTCTTCTAATCCATATTCATAAATTATATAATACAAATCCCCTTCTATATTTCTCGCTCTTCCAAATTTTACATCATACCCTAGCATATTTTGTAGTTCCAAAATTATATGCTCTGTCACATGGGGTAAATAGGTGCCTTCCTCTAATCTCTTTAGAAATCCCCCTTCATATCCGTAAGAACAACTATGTTTTGATAGGCTAGGAAGCCGTTTTATCAATCTCTCATTAAAGTTGGGTATATCTTTTGTAGGAATATCCAATCTCTCTATATCTACTACCATTTTTATTACAGGTCTATGGCTGTATATATTTCTCCCTCGATATACCCTTATATCTTTAATAATCATACTTTATCCTCCTTGAGCTTGACTTTGGGTATCCATTTTTCTAAATCATAACCATAACCGGATGGTAATATGTGAAGTATAACATTGGTGAGGGCTAAAATTTCATTAGGACTTGATTCAGAAACATTAGAGTGTTTTAGCTTTCTTCCCTCCACTACTGTCACAGCATTTGACCCTATTACCCTAAATTCATTTTCTTCTACAACTATGGCAGTATCTTCATCAATCCCTATTCCGAGATTGTTTGGGTTTTGAGCAATTGCTGCAAGAAGCCTTCCAATGCGCCCTCTTTGTGCAAAATGTTGGTCAATTATTACATCTTTTAATAAACCTAATCCAGGAGCCATTTTGATAGTGCATTTCC
The sequence above is a segment of the Thermoanaerobacter ethanolicus JW 200 genome. Coding sequences within it:
- the ltrA gene encoding group II intron reverse transcriptase/maturase, coding for MDSKDMQRLQTTQQRGYPLNREMEFQKTTEVHSISSASEDGRNEVQRYTSKMLEMIVERRNMEAAYKRVVANKGSHGVDGMEVDELLPYLKENWATIKQQLLEGKYKPQPVRRVEIPKPDGGVRLLGIPTVLDRLIQQAIAQILNKVYNHTFSDSSYGFRPGRSAKDAIKAAEAYINEGYTWVVDMDLEKFFDRVNHDIIMSKLEKRIGDKRVLKLIRRYLESGVMINGIKVSTEEGTPQGGPLSPLLANIMLDELDKELEKRGHKFCRYADDCNIYVKSRSAGNRVMRSIKKFIESKLKLKVNEAKSAVDRPWRRKFLGFSFYTKENEVRIRIHEKSIKRFKEKVREITNRNKGISMENRIKRLNQITTGWVNYFGLADAKSIMKTLDEWIRRRLRACIWKQWKKIKTKHDNLVKLGVEEQKAWEYANTRKGYWRISNSPILNKTLTNKYFESIGYKSLSQRYLIVHNS
- the cphA gene encoding cyanophycin synthetase, with protein sequence MIIKDIRVYRGRNIYSHRPVIKMVVDIERLDIPTKDIPNFNERLIKRLPSLSKHSCSYGYEGGFLKRLEEGTYLPHVTEHIILELQNMLGYDVKFGRARNIEGDLYYIIYEYGLEECGIRVGKLAVEMVNKFIQGEEFDLEERLERIRNIIAEIELGPSTMAIKNEALKAGIPVTRVGNGSILRLGYGKYQKMIEGTISQNTSCIAVDIASDKILTKQILRDHGFPVPEGDVAYNEEEAIAIAEEIGYPVAIKPYNGNQGKGVHLNITNKEEVSIAYRNAKAYSDLVIVEKHIKGKHYRVLVVGEKVVAVAEKIPAHVIGDGIHTIEELVEMENKNPLRGKGHEKPLTKLTIDTISKMILKKQGFDLEDIPKKGQKVFLRESANLSTGGIAIDKTDDIHPYNIEIAVRAAKAIGLDIAGIDITMEDIKKPLTKENGAIIEINASPGIRMHHYPSKGKPRNVAKAIVDMLFPKGSKATIPIISITGTNGKTTVTRMTAHILKTYGYTVGMTCTDGIYIDDTCVYKGDNTGPKSARTCLADKNIDAAVLETARGGIIREGLGYDLADVGVITNISEDHLGIDGIETLEDLAFVKALVVEAVKEDGYSVLNADDPMTTYLAQRAKGKIIYFSMYDNNLTVKKHIEKGGIAVYVKDGVIVIANGQIIPVVKIEEIPAALSGKVLYNVENALAAIAASYGVKVPVNIIAKGIKTFYCDTTHNPGRFNLFNVGNFRVLVDYGHNIAGIKSVIEAAQKLDANRLIGVIGVPGDRINSSILKVGEICGQGFDFIYVKEDLDLRGRKPGEVAKLLEQGAIKGGIDRKKIKTILKETEALRAAMYNAEGGDLIVVFYEKYQPIIEVIEEFIKNKDLKNIEIKLERA